The region TCTGAAATCAACGTCTCGCGGCTATGCATCGCTGGACTATAACTTTAAACGTTTCCAGGCCTCTGACATGGTGCGTGTCGACGTGATGATTAACTCAGAACGTGTAGATGCGCTGGCGCTGATTACCCACCGTGATAACTCTCAGTATCGTGGCCGCGACCTCGTGGAGAAGATGAAAGATCTGATCCCACGTCAGCAGTTCGATATTGCGATTCAGGCGGCAATCGGCAACCACATTATCGCTCGCTCAACGGTCAAGCAGCTGCGTAAAAACGTTCTGGCGAAATGCTATGGCGGTGACGTGAGCCGTAAGAAGAAACTGTTGCAGAAGCAGAAAGACGGTAAGAAGCGAATGAAGCAGGTCGGCAACGTTGAGCTGCCGCAGGAAGCATTCCTTGCCATTCTGCATGTCGGTAAAGACAGCAAATAAGGAACTTTAATGGCTAATATGTTCGCCCTGATTCTGGTGATCGCCACGCTAATAACCGGTGTTATCTGGTGTATCGATCGCTTTAAATGGGCTCCGGCGCGTCGTGCTAAGCAGGCAGCTGCACAAGCGCAGGCAGGTAACGCATTGGACGGCAAAACGCTGGCCAAAGTGGCGGCTCAGCCAGGCTGGGTAGAAACGGCGGCATCGGTGTTCCCGGTGCTGGCGGTGGTACTGATCGTTCGCTCATTTATTTTTGAGCCGTTCCAGATCCCATCAGGTTCCATGATGCCGACGTTGCTGATTGGTGATTTTATTCTGGTGGAGAAGTTTGCTTACGGAATCAAAGATCCGATTACTCAAACCACGCTGATCCCAACGGGTCATCCGCAGCGCGGTGATGTGGCGGTGTTTAAATACCCGAAAGATCCGAGCGTCGATTACATTAAACGTGTTATCGGTCTGCCGGGCGACAAAGTGGTGTTTGATCCTTACAGCAAAACGCTGACGGTTAACCCGGGTTGTGGCACAGGCAAATGCGATACTGCGTTGCCGATCACCTATACCAACGTGGAGCCAAGCCGCTTCATTCAAACCTTCAGCGGCTTTGATGGCAATGAAGCCGGCAACGGCTTCTTTGAAGCACCACAGGGCGAAACCATGAAGGGCGGCCTGCGTCTGGGAACACGTAAAGAGACGCTGGGCACGGTGACGCACGATATCCTGTTAGTAAACGAAGCGCAGAGCCAGGCAAGCATGTATTATCAGCAGCCGGGTCAGCCGCAATCCACGTGGATCGTGCCGGAAGGGCAATATTTCATGATGGGTGATAACCGCGATAACAGCGCCGACAGCCGCTACTGGGGCTTTGTGCCTGAGAAGAATCTGGTCGGTAAAGCGGTGGCTATCTGGATGAGCTTTGAGAAACAAGAAGGACAGTGGCCTACGGGCGTGCGCTTAAGTCGCATCGGCGGAATCCACTAAGCATTATGCCCACTGCGGTGGGCAACACGGTTGGCCTCTTTCGGGGGGCCACTGCACACGAAACAGAACGTGTTGGAAGCTCAGCCCTGTTTCGTATGCAGAGTTACAGACGCACAGAATAACTGGAATCGCATGAACCCCATCCTTATTAACAAGCTGCAGCGCAAACTGGGCTACACTTTTACTCATCCGGAACTACTGCAGCAAGCATTGACTCACCGCAGTGCCAGCAGCAAGCACAATGAACGTCTTGAGTTTCTTGGCGATTCTATTCTCAGCTATGTGATAGCCAATGCGCTTTATCATCGCTTCCCACGTGTGGATGAAGGTGACATGAGCCGCATGCGCGCTACGCTGGTGCGGGGCAATACCCTGGCAGAGATGGCGCGTGAGTTTGAACTCGGCGAATGTTTACGTCTCGGACCGGGCGAGTTGAAGAGTGGCGGTTTCCGTCGCGAATCGATTCTTGCTGATACGGTTGAAGCGCTGATTGGCGGTATCTTCCTCGACAGCAACATTCAAACCGTTGAGAAACTGATCCTCGATTGGTACCAAAATCGCCTTGATGAGATCAGCCCGGGTGATAAGCAAAAAGATCCAAAAACGCGTCTGCAGGAGTTTCTGCAAGGGCGTCACCTGCCGCTGCCTTCTTATCTGGTGGTGCAAGTGCGTGGTGAAGCCCACGATCAGGAATTCACCATTCACTGTCAGGTGAGTGGCATGGCAGACCCGGTGGTGGGTGTAGGTTCCAGCCGCCGTAAAGCAGAGCAAGCTGCCGCTGAGCAGGCATTAATTAAGCTTGGTCTCGAATAAAATACATAGTCATATCGCAGCGTCGACAGCGACGCTGCCCAAGTCAGGACTCGAATGAGCGAAATCGAAACACACAGCGGCTTTATCGCGATTGTCGGCCGACCTAACGTCGGCAAATCCACCTTACTGAACCAGTTATTGGGGCAGAAAGTGTCGATCACCTCGCGTAAACCGCAAACCACGCGTCACCGCATCATGGGCATTCACACCGAAGGCGCTTATCAGGCGATCTACGTGGATACCCCAGGGCTGCACATGGAAGAGAAGCGGGCGATTAACCGCCTGATGAACCGTGCTGCCAGCAGCTCAATTGGTGATGTGGAGCTGGTGATTTTTGTTGTTGAAGGCACCCGCTGGACGCCGGACGATGAAATGGTCTTGAACAAGCTGCGCGACGGCAAAGTGCCGGTGGTGCTGGCCGTTAACAAGGTCGACAATATTCAGGATAAAACTATTCTGCTGCCGCATCTGCAGTTCCTGAGCCAGCAGATGAACTTCCTTGAGATCGTGCCGATCTCGGCGGAAAGCGGTAAAAACGTCGATGCGATTGCCGCTATCGCGCGTAAATGCCTGCCGAAATCTGACCATCACTTCCCGGAAGATTACATCACCGATCGCTCACAGCGCTTTATGGCGTCTGAGATCATCCGTGAAAAACTGATGCGCTTCCTCGGTGCCGAACTGCCTTACTCAGTGACCGTGGAAATCGAACAATTCGTCTCTAACGATCGTGGTGGCTATGACATCAACGGTCTGATCCTCGTCGAGCGCGAAGGGCAGAAGAAGATGGTGATTGGCAACAAAGGCGCCAAGATTAAAACCATCGGTATTGAAGCGCGTAAAGACATGGAAGAGATGTTTGAAGCTAAAGTGCATCTCGAACTGTGGGTTAAAGTGAAATCGGGTTGGGCGGATGACGAACGTGCACTGCGCAGCCTGGGCTATACAGACGAATAATTGATGGAAGGCTGGCAACGCGCCTTTGTGCTGCATAGTCGCCCTTACAGCGAAACCAGCCTCCTGCTCGATCTGTTCAGCGAAAGCGAAGGGCGCGTCCGCGTCCTCGCCAAAGGCGCACGCTCGCGCCGTTCCCAACTCAAAGGTGCACTCCAACCCTTCACGCCGCTGTTGGTGCGTTGGGGCGGGCGTGGCGAAGTCAAAACGCTGCGCAGCGCCGAAGCGGTGTCGCTGGCATTACCGCTCAGTGGCATCACGCTCTATTGCGGGCTGTACGTTAACGAACTGCTGTCCCGCGTGCTTGAGCAGGAAATTCCTTTCTCCGATCTTTTCTTTGATTATCTCCATTGCATCCAGATGCTGGCCGCAGGCAGCGGCACGCCTGAACCGGCGCTGCGTCGCTTTGAACTGGCGCTGCTGGGCCATCTGGGTTACGGCGTGGATTTCCTGCACTGTGCGGGCAGTGGTGAAGAGATCGATGACGGCATGACGTACAGCTACCGTGAAGAGAAGGGCTTTATCGCCAGCCTGGTGGTGAACCAACGCAGTTTCACCGGTCGCCAGCTGCGTGCGCTGTGGGCACGTGAGTTTCCTGATGCCGACAGCCTGCGTGCTGCCAAGCGGTTCACGCGTATGGCGCTTAAGCCTTATCTGGGCGGAAAACCGCTGAAGAGCCAGGAATTGTTTCGCCAGTTTGTGCCAAAAAAGAAGCCCGATGTGGCAAACGACTAGCGCTGGTCGTACCGCCTGATATGCTCAGCACGGTACACTGCAAACACACTGAACCTATTTAAGGATTGTCATGGCTGAGTTGCTGTTAGGGGTCAACATTGACCATATCGCCACCGTACGTAACGCACGTGGCACGAATTATCCCGATCCAGTCCAGGCTGCGTTTGTTTCTGAACAGGCGGGCGCAGATGGCATCACTGTGCACCTGCGTGAAGATCGTCGTCATATCACCGATCGCGATGTGCGTATTCTGCGCGACACCATCCAGACGCGCATGAATCTGGAGATGGCGGTGACCGATGAGATGATCGACATTGCCTGCGACATCAAGCCGCACTTCGTGTGTCTGGTGCCAGAAAAGCGCCAGGAAGTGACCACCGAAGGCGGATTAGATGTGGCGGGTCAGCAGGACAAAATCAACGCAGCGGTTCGCCTGCTGAGCGAAGCGGGTATCCTGGTGTCGCTGTTTATCGATGCCGATCATCGCCAGATTGAAGCGGCCGTTGCCAGCGGCGCACCTTACATTGAGATCCACACCGGCGCCTACGCGGAAGCACCGGAAGGGCTGGAGCGTGAAGCCGAGCTGTCTCGCATTCGCAAAGCGGCCACGTTTGCAGCCAGCCTGGGCTTGAAGGTTAATGCCGGTCACGGTCTGACGTATCACAATGTGCAACCGATCGCGGAACTGCCGGAGATGCACGAGCTTAACATTGGTCACGCTATCATTGGCCGTGCGCTGTTCAGTGGCCTGGCGGATGCGGTGTCAGAGATGAAGCAGTTGATGCGGGAAGCGCGTCGCTAATGGCGATTCTTGGACTCGGCAGTGACATCGTTGAAATTGAACGTATTGCCGGTGTGATTGAGCGATCCGGCGATCGTCTGGCGCGTCGCGTCTTAAGCGAAGCCGAGTGGCAACAGTATCAGGCGCACCAGCAGCCGGTGCGTTTTCTTGCCAAACGTTTTGCGGTGAAAGAAGCGGCGGCCAAAGCCTTTGGTACCGGAATTCGCGGTGGCCTGGCCTTTAATCAATTCGAAGTGTACAACGATGCGCTTGGCAAACCGGGCTTACGCTTTTTCGAACAGGCAAAAGTGATTGCCAGCCAGTTGGGCGTGAAACATGTGCATGTTACCCTGGCCGATGAGCGCCACTACGCCTGCGCAACGGTGATCATCGAAGACTAAGGGTGCAACACGACAAATTTCTCCCACAGCGCCTCGCGGGTTTCCGGGTGCTGTGGGTCAGAAATAATGGTGTTATCAATCGGGCAGACGCTTTGGCAGGTCGGCACATCATAATGACCTACGCACTCGGTGCAGCGGTCGACATCAATCTCATAGATCATCTCACCTAAGCTGATAGCCTGGTTCGGGCATTCAGGTTCGCACATATCGCAATTGATGCATTTCGCCGTAATGAGTAAAGCCATGATCGCCGTTAGCCTGAGAAAGAAGGCGCGCACCTTATCATAAAATCGGCTTCTGCAGGCGCAGGGTTTGTTGTGCTGGATCAAACAAAGCGGGAATTAAGCTCACTGAAGCAGAATTCGCTATAAGTCAGCCAGGCATCAGGAAAACTCTGAGTTATCATTTTGTGCTGAAATTATCAGTGTGAACGCTTGTCGTAAGTACTATGAAAAAAATTAACGCGTTGAAAGACATGTTTTTAAAGCAGCAATGTATTCATTGCGGTGTTGCGCGAGGTTGGCTGGCGCGTTGGATGTCAGATGATGCCTCTTTATGCGATGACTGCCTGCATAACCTGCAGCATGCGAGCCGCCAGGCCTGCCGTCACGATCCCACCACGCAAAGCAAAAAGGCCGAATAGCGGCCTTTTTCATCTCACACCAATTTTTTTACCAACTCTTCACTATGCCGTATGTGGCTGGAAGCGCGCTCTGGATCGTTTTGTACCAACGCCATAAACAGCAGGTCGGTCAGCGCCAGTTGTGCACTGGTGGATGAGATTGCGGCACTGCGCGTACTTTGCTCCTCGGCAACGGTGTACAGGCAAATTGTCGCGCACTGTTGCAGTGAGTTGGGAGTAAAGCCGGTAAACGCCAGCACGTCGACTCCCAACTGCGCGGCTTCCTGCGCCGCAAGGTTAATTTCACGCCGCTCACCGGTATAGGAAATCGCCAGCAGCACATCTCCCGGTGCCATCGCCTGCACGCTCGCCAGTAAAGCATGCATATCCTGCTCAGCGACCGCGTTGATGCCAATCTTCATCAGCTTCCATGAGAAATCTTTCGCCACTAACCCCGACGCACCGATGCCCACTAACAAAATGCGGTTGGCGTTTTTCAGCAATTGCAGGGTTTGCAGCAGTTTCTCTTCGCTGTTGATATCCAGCGTGGCGCGGATAGCGGAAATTTTCTCAGTCAGTAATTTTTCGCCGACCACTTTGAGGGGATCGTCGCTGAGAATATGATTGTGCACGGTGATGGCGTCACGATCCGCCAGCGACTCACTCAGTGCCAGTTTCAGCGCAGGAAATCCCTTATAGCCCAATTTTTGGGCAAACTTCACCACGCTCGACTGGCTGACGCCTGATTCCTCAGCCAGTTTTTGTGAACTCAGATGCCGTGCCCGATCCGGCTGCGACAGCAAAAAATCCGCCAGCCGACGCTCATTTAGCGCCAGTCGAGGGTAGAGCTGGCGAATTCGCAGCAATGAACTCATGTTCGATCCTTAATCCATCTAATCCCGCTTGAGCTTAGTCTCTTTTCGCACCGTCAGGTTTTAATGACAGCACGCCGACACAAAGAATAAACTATTCAGCTGGCATTGTGGTCATTGGAATTAAAAATGACTGCTTTCGCTCCCGCCGTTGAAGCTGGCTACACTGTAGGGCAAGCCGTAGAAAGGAAAGATAAGGAGTGGAGTTTGACAAAGGGTACGCAACGCCGCGTGGTGTTTTTCGATCTCGATGGCACGCTGCATCAGCAGGACATGTTTGGCACCTTTATGCGTTATCTGCTGCGACGTCAGCCGATCAACCTGTTGCTGGTGGTGCCGCTGTTGCCGGTGATTGGTCTGGGAATGCTGTTTAAAGGGCGCGCTGCGCGCTGGCCAATGAGCTTGCTGCTGTGGGCCATTACCTTCGGCCACAGTGAGCTGCGCCTGCGTCAGCGTGAGGCCGCGTTCGCGACATGGTTCCGCCAGCGCGTCACCGCTTTTCCGGTGGTGCAACAACGTCTGACGGATTATCTCAGCAGCGATGATGCGGATGTGTGGCTGATCACCGGTTCGCCACAATCACTGGTGGAGCAGGTCTATTTCGATTCGGCCTTTCTGCCGCGCGTTCAACTGATTGCCAGCCAGATGCAACCCGGTTTAGGGGGGCGCGTATTAGCCATGCGTTGCCTCGGGCATGAGAAGGTTGCTCAACTCGAAGAGAAGATTGGTACACCATTGCAACTCTACAGCGGTTACAGCGACAGTAAACAGGATAACCCGCTGCTGTTCTTCTGCCAGCATCGCTGGCGGGTAACATCACGCGGTGAGCTGCAACAGCTGGAGTGAATCATGCGGCGATTCCGTCTATAATGCGCCGCCTTTAAATCCGCAGGAGCTGCCCGGTGAACCCACAAACTGATGAATATTGGATGCGCCATGCGCTGGGGCTGGCGCGTCGCGCGTGGGAACAGGGCGAAGTGCCGGTGGGCGCGGTATTAGTGCAGGGCGATAAAGTGATCGGTGAAGGCTGGAATCGGCCGATTGGTCAGTGCGATCCGACCGCGCATGCCGAGATCATGGCGCTGCGCCAGGGCGGTAAAATTCTCGAAAACTATCGCCTGCTCGACACCACGTTGTATGTGACGCTGGAGCCGTGCGTGATGTGCGCCGGTGCGATGGTGCACAGCCGCATTACGCGGCTCGTCTATGGCGCAAAGGATGAGAAAACGGGCGCAGCGGGCTCGCTCATGGACGTGATTGGTCATCCAGGCATGAATCATCAGATTCAGATTGATTGCGGTGTACTGGCGGACGAGTGCGCCGGGATGTTAAGTGATTTCTTCCGCATGCGCCGCGAGCAAAAGAAAGCGCTGCGGCAGGCGCAGCGCGAAGGTTAGTTCATCGCAATCTTAGGTTCGACCGCCGGGTAACCGGCGCCCAGTTCGGCTTCCAGCGCCGACTGCTGAGCGATGCGCTTCTCCTGTTCCTGCAGATATCCCACCAGACTGATCTGATACTTACGGATGTTCTCTACATAGTTGTAGGCTTCATGGCCGCGCGCGTAGCCGTAGGAGGTTTGCGCGTAATAACGCTTCTGGCTCAGCATCGGCAGACGCTGTTTGACATCGGCCCAGCTATCAGGATTACCGCCTTGTTTGGCCGTCAGCTTGCGGGCATCCAGCATGTGCGCATAGCCCATGTTATATGCCGCTAATGCAAACCAGATGCGCTCATCATCAGGAATGGTGTCCGGCACCTTCTCCATCATACGTTGCAGGTATTCGCTGCCGCCACGGATGCTCTGCTCAGGATCAAGGCGATCGTTGACGTCGAGGCTGTCAGCGGTGTTACGCGTCAACATCATCATGCCGCGCACGCCGGTCGGCGAGGTCGCCTGCGGATTCCAGTGCGACTCCTGATAAGAGATGGCTGCCAGCAGACGCCAGTCCATGCTCGCCGCGTATTTCTCAAACAACGGTTTGATATCCGGCAACGTGTTATCAATCGCGCGCAGGAAGGTGCGGGTATCCACGTAATCAAAAGTGCCAACGTGACCGAGATACTTCTCTTCGAGGCGCGCCATTGTGCCCTCTTCGCCCATCTGGCTATAGAAGTCGAGCATTGCCGCATTCAGACTGTCATCATCATTGCGTGGCAGATACCAGGTAACCGGTTCTTCATCGGTGATGTCAAATGCGACGGCCAGCTGCGGATGGATGCGCTGCAATAAGCCGATGGTGACCGAATCGCCCACGGTGTAATCCAGCTTGCCGTCGGCGACGGCTTCCAGCAGCGCTTTCTGTCCCTGATCGGTAGAGATCGCCCAATCGAGATCGGGATAGCTGTCAGCTTTGGCGGAACGTAAAGTTGACAGATATGCCGAACCGGACTGCACAATCAGGCGGCCTTTCAAATCGCCGAGCGTCTTCGGCCGTGGCTTATCAATGCGGTACACCAACTGCTGCGAAACAGAGTAGTAGCTCGGTCCACTTTGATAGTGGGCAAGGCGTTCACCGTTGTAGATCAGCCCAGCTGCGAGCAAATCCGCCTTACCATCATCCAGATCGTCAAACAGATCGCCGAGGTTCGGACGCACCGTAACCTCGAGTTTGACGCCAAGATAATCGGCGAAGCGTTTCGCCAGCTCGTAATCCATACCGGCTGGTGCATTATTGATGGTGTAGTAAGTCAGCGGGGAGTTGACGGTACTGATGCGCAGCACTCCACGTGATTTAATCTGCGATAACGCGTCTTTTCCGCCCCCGTACCAGGGGATGGAAGGCCACAGTGCCAGCGCAAGCAGCACGGTGATCAGACCGATCAGCAGATAGTTTATTTTCAGGCGTTTCAAATAGTTGTCTCGTAATGGCTCACAGGCCTCTGTCTTTTAAAAGGCAGTATTTATGTTGTTTTCACTCCCAGAGCGATGGGCATTTTGCGCAACAAAGCGCAGCAGGGCAACTTATATAGCAAGAATTGTGCAAAATTCAGCCAAATGCTGAGTGCCAGATTTTATGCGCAAACGGTTTCGTAACCCGTGCTGTTTCTCTATAATACCGCCCGTTTTCCCCTGTTGCGCCCAATGAAGCGTCGCCCGGCGCTTCGAAGACGAGAGATCTTTGATGATGGAAATTCTGCGTGGTTCGCCCGCTCTGTCGGCATTTCGTGTAAACAAACTGCTGACCCGCTTTCAGGACGCTCACCTGCCAGTGAGTGATATTTACGCCGAGTACGTCCATTTTGCCGATGTCAGTGCACCGCTCAGTGCGGATGAACATGCCCGCCTGCAACGTCTGCTGAAATACGGTCCTTCTCTCGCCGAGCACGCGCCACAAGGGCGTCTGTTACTGGTGACGCCGCGTCCCGGCACCATTTCTCCGTGGTCATCAAAAGCCACCGATATCGCGCACAACTGCGATCTGCCCCAGGTTATCCGCCTCGAACGCGGCATGGCCTTCTATGTGCAGGCACCGCAGCTGACGGAAGCGCAATGGCAACAGCTGGCTAGCCTGCTACATGACCGCATGATGGAGACCGTGTTCGGTGACCTGAATGAAGCACAGCAGCTGTTCGCGCATCATGAACCACAGCCGCTGAAAAGCGTTGATGTGCTGGGTGCCGGTCGCATTGCACTGGAACAGGCCAACACCACGCTGGGCCTGGCGCTGGCCGATGACGAAATCGACTATTTGCTGAATGCCTTCACCAAACTGGGCCGTAATCCGAACGACATCGAGCTCTATATGTTTGCTCAGGCAAACTCCGAGCACTGCCGTCATAAAATCTTCAACGCCGACTGGATTATCGACGGTGAAAAACAGCCGAAGTCGCTGTTTAAAATGATTAAAAACACCTTTGAGCATAATCCTGAGCACGTGCTGTCTGCTTATAAAGACAACGCCGCGGTGATGGAAGGTTCAAAAGTGGGCCGCTTCTACGCCGATGCGCAGAAGGGCGAATACACCTTCCATCAGGAAGAGGCGCATATCCTGATGAAGGTGGAAACCCATAACCACCCCACCGCGATTTCGCCGTGGCCAGGTGCTGCGACCGGTTCCGGCGGTGAAATCCGTGATGAAGGCGCAACGGGACGTGGCGCGAAGCCAAAAGCGGGCCTGGTCGGTTTCTCCGTCTCTAACCTGCGTATTCCTGGTTTTGAACAGCCGTGGGAAGAAGATTTTGGTAAGCCGGAGCGTATTGTTACCGCGCTGGATATCATGACTGAAGGCCCACTGGGCGGCGCAGCGTTCAACAACGAATTTGGCCGTCCTGCACTGAACGGTTACTTCCGTACTTATGAAGAGCGCGTGAACAGCCATAATGGCTCAGAACTGCGTGGCTACCATAAGCCGATCATGCTGGCGGGCGGTATTGGTAACATCCGAGCTGACCACGTGCAGAAGGGTGAGATCGTCGTTGGCGCGAAACTGATCGTGCTCGGCGGGCCTGCGATGAACATTGGGCTCGGCGGCGGAGCAGCCTCTTCAATGGCGTCTGGTCAGTCTGATGCGGATCTGGATTTTGCATCAGTCCAGCGCGACAACCCAGAAATGGAGCGTCGCTGCCAGGAAGTGATCGATCGTTGCTGGCAGCTGGGCGAAGCCAACCCGATTCTGTTCATCCACGATGTGGGTGCAGGCGGTCTGTCGAACGCCATGCCAGAGCTGGTGAGCGATGGCGGCCGTGGTGGTAACTTCAACCTGCGCGACATTCTCAACGATGAGCCAGGCATGAGCCCGCTGGAAGTGTGGTGTAACGAATCCCAGGAACGTTATGTGCTGGCAGTGGCACCGGCTCAGCTGGCGTTGTTTGACGAGCTGTGTAAGCGTGAGCGTGCGCCATATGCGGTGATCGGTGAAGCCACCGAAGAGCTGCACCTGAACCTGGCGGATAGCCACTTCGATAACAACCCTATCGACATGCCGTTGGACGTGCTGTTGGGCAAAACGCCGAAGATGACGCGTGATGTTGCCACTCAGCAGGCCAAAGGCGATGCGCTGGTGCGTGACGGAATTACCGTGGCTGACGCCGTTAATCGCGTACTGCATCTGCCAACTGTGGCAGAGAAAACCTTCCTGATTACCATCGGTGACCGTTCGGTAACTGGTATGGTGGCGCGTGACCAGATGGTCGGCCCATGGCAGATCCCGGTAGCGAACTGTGCAGTGACCACCGCCAGCCTGGATAGCTATCACGGCGAAGCCTTCTCACTGGGCGAACGCGCTCCAGTCGCCTTGCTGGACTTCGCTGCATCTGGCCGTTTAGCGGTCGGTGAAGCGCTGACCAACCTGGCGGCCACTGCGATTGGTTCACTGCAGCGTGTGAAGCTGTCTGCGAACTGGATGGCGGCAGCGGGTCACCCGGGTGAAGATGCCGGTTTATATGCGGCAGTGAAAGCGGTCGGTGAAGAACTTTGTCCGGCGCTGGGCATCACGATTCCAGTGGGCAAAGACTCAATGTCGATGAAAACCCGCTGGCAGCAGGGTACCGAAGAGCGTGAGATGACCTCGCCGCTGTCGCTGGTGATCACCGCCTTTGCGCGTGTAGAAGACGTGCGCCGCACCGTAACGCCTCAACTGCAAGCTGCCCATGATAACCTGCTGATGCTGATTGATCTGGGCAACGGCGCAAACACCCTGGGTGCTACTGCACTGTCACAGGTTTACCGTCAGTTAGGCGATAAGCCAGCCGACGTGCGTGATGCATCGCAGCTGGCAGGCTTCTTCAACGCCATTCAGGCGCTGGTGGCCGAGCAGAAGCTGCTGGCTTACCATGACCGTTCTGATGGCGGCCTTCTGGTCACGCTGGCTGAAATGGCCTTCACCGGTCACTGCGGTATCGAAGCCGATATCGCCGCGCTGGGTAACGATGCGCTGGCAGCACTGTTCACCGAAGAGTTGGGTGCAGTGATCCAGATTAATGCCGCTGATCGTGCAGCCGTTGAGAAAGTGTTTGCCGACCATGGTCTGAGCAGCAATGTGCATGTGATCGGTCAGGCACTGCCGGGCGATCGCTTTGTCATCCGTTCTGGCGACAGCGCGGTGTACAGCGAAAGCCGTACCACGCTGCGTACCTGGTGGGCAGAAACCACCTGGCAGATGCAGCGTCTGCGTGACAACCCTGCCTGTGCCGATCAGGAGCACGAAGCGAAGAAAGACGACAACGATCCTGGCCTGAACGTCCATCTGACCTTCAAGCCAGAAGAAGATGTTGCGGCGCCGATGATCGCCACAGGTGCGCGTCCTCGTGTTGCCGTGCTGCGTGAGCAGGGCGTGAACTCCCACGTTGAGATGGCGGCTGCCTTCCACCGCGCTGGTTTCACCGCAGTCGATGTGCACATGAGCGATCTGCTGGCGGGCCGCCGCGGCCTGGAAGAGTTCCAGGCGCTGGTCGCGTGCGGTGGCTTCTCTTACGGTGACGTATTGGGGGCAGGTGAAGGTTGGGCGAAATCGATTCTGTTCAACGGCCGTGTGCGTGATGAGTTCGAAAACTTCTTCCACCGTCCACAGACGCTGGCGCTGGGCGTATGTAACGGCTGCCAGATGATGTCGAATCTGCGTGAGCTGATTCCGGGCAGCGAACTGTGGCCACGCTTTGTACGTAACCAGTCAGAGCGGTTTGAAGCACGTTTCAGCCTGGTCGAAGTGGCTGCGAGTCCATCGTTGCTGCTGGACGGCATGGCCGGTTCTCATATGCCAATTGCCGTGTCGCACGGTGAAGGTTTCGTGGAAGTGCGTGACGGTGCACATCTGGCCCAGCTGGAAAGCAAAGGTCTGGTGGCGCTGCGCTTCGTAGACAACTTCGGTAAAGTGACCGAAAATTACCCAGCCAACCCGAACGGCTCGCCGAACGGTATCACTGCGGTAACCAACGAAAGCGGTCGCGTCACTATTATGATGCCGCACCCAGAGCGCGTGTTCCGCACCGTGAGCAACTCCTGGCACCCAGCAGAGTGGGGCGAAGACAGCCCGTGGATGCGTATCTTCCGCAACGCACGCAAGCAGCTGGGCTAATTTAGCCAGCAGCATCAGAGGCCGCCGCAAGGCGGCCTTTCTTTTGCCCGTCAGGCCTCACTCACTCACTCACTCACTCACTCACTCACTCACTCACTCACTCACTCACTCACTCCATTACGCCATGACTGACTATGGCTGGCTTGCAAAACTGTCTGAAATTGGCGACAAACACGAAAGTGAGCTGTCGCTAAATGGTGACATTTAACTTATTGATTTATATTGACTCAATTTTTCATCCTTTAACTCGTTGCTGATCAGCGACACTTTCGTCAGACCAGCCGGTCCGCTTTTTCATAAAATAGTGCGTCACACCTCGCATTACTCTGATA is a window of Pantoea rwandensis DNA encoding:
- the lepB gene encoding signal peptidase I codes for the protein MANMFALILVIATLITGVIWCIDRFKWAPARRAKQAAAQAQAGNALDGKTLAKVAAQPGWVETAASVFPVLAVVLIVRSFIFEPFQIPSGSMMPTLLIGDFILVEKFAYGIKDPITQTTLIPTGHPQRGDVAVFKYPKDPSVDYIKRVIGLPGDKVVFDPYSKTLTVNPGCGTGKCDTALPITYTNVEPSRFIQTFSGFDGNEAGNGFFEAPQGETMKGGLRLGTRKETLGTVTHDILLVNEAQSQASMYYQQPGQPQSTWIVPEGQYFMMGDNRDNSADSRYWGFVPEKNLVGKAVAIWMSFEKQEGQWPTGVRLSRIGGIH
- the rnc gene encoding ribonuclease III — its product is MNPILINKLQRKLGYTFTHPELLQQALTHRSASSKHNERLEFLGDSILSYVIANALYHRFPRVDEGDMSRMRATLVRGNTLAEMAREFELGECLRLGPGELKSGGFRRESILADTVEALIGGIFLDSNIQTVEKLILDWYQNRLDEISPGDKQKDPKTRLQEFLQGRHLPLPSYLVVQVRGEAHDQEFTIHCQVSGMADPVVGVGSSRRKAEQAAAEQALIKLGLE
- the era gene encoding GTPase Era, which encodes MSEIETHSGFIAIVGRPNVGKSTLLNQLLGQKVSITSRKPQTTRHRIMGIHTEGAYQAIYVDTPGLHMEEKRAINRLMNRAASSSIGDVELVIFVVEGTRWTPDDEMVLNKLRDGKVPVVLAVNKVDNIQDKTILLPHLQFLSQQMNFLEIVPISAESGKNVDAIAAIARKCLPKSDHHFPEDYITDRSQRFMASEIIREKLMRFLGAELPYSVTVEIEQFVSNDRGGYDINGLILVEREGQKKMVIGNKGAKIKTIGIEARKDMEEMFEAKVHLELWVKVKSGWADDERALRSLGYTDE
- the recO gene encoding DNA repair protein RecO, coding for MEGWQRAFVLHSRPYSETSLLLDLFSESEGRVRVLAKGARSRRSQLKGALQPFTPLLVRWGGRGEVKTLRSAEAVSLALPLSGITLYCGLYVNELLSRVLEQEIPFSDLFFDYLHCIQMLAAGSGTPEPALRRFELALLGHLGYGVDFLHCAGSGEEIDDGMTYSYREEKGFIASLVVNQRSFTGRQLRALWAREFPDADSLRAAKRFTRMALKPYLGGKPLKSQELFRQFVPKKKPDVAND
- the pdxJ gene encoding pyridoxine 5'-phosphate synthase; its protein translation is MAELLLGVNIDHIATVRNARGTNYPDPVQAAFVSEQAGADGITVHLREDRRHITDRDVRILRDTIQTRMNLEMAVTDEMIDIACDIKPHFVCLVPEKRQEVTTEGGLDVAGQQDKINAAVRLLSEAGILVSLFIDADHRQIEAAVASGAPYIEIHTGAYAEAPEGLEREAELSRIRKAATFAASLGLKVNAGHGLTYHNVQPIAELPEMHELNIGHAIIGRALFSGLADAVSEMKQLMREARR
- the acpS gene encoding holo-ACP synthase; the protein is MAILGLGSDIVEIERIAGVIERSGDRLARRVLSEAEWQQYQAHQQPVRFLAKRFAVKEAAAKAFGTGIRGGLAFNQFEVYNDALGKPGLRFFEQAKVIASQLGVKHVHVTLADERHYACATVIIED
- a CDS encoding YfhL family 4Fe-4S dicluster ferredoxin; its protein translation is MALLITAKCINCDMCEPECPNQAISLGEMIYEIDVDRCTECVGHYDVPTCQSVCPIDNTIISDPQHPETREALWEKFVVLHP